The following proteins are encoded in a genomic region of Limosilactobacillus reuteri subsp. reuteri:
- a CDS encoding ACP S-malonyltransferase has translation MYYGILFSGQGAQRSGMGVELMADSLFSRIVSWASDVCELDLLKIMKNEHNELNKTVYVQPAIVTVSYGIYRMLKRDLPQLPIKGMIGLSLGEYAALIASNSLSFEEGIKLVADRARFMQQDADREISTLAAVLDPQLQEIKELITAQQENGQRVYIANYNSPRQIVVGGALTDLKATLKKMEEDKLAKRTILLKVNGAFHTPFFNGARQQMHNRLQTVDFHEPQIEVISNTTNSLFHCENLPGILEKQLAVPTHFGANVKELVKYAKIDTTLEIGPGKTLSRFAHQVDRHLNTQHIENLVDYENFIKEQKDGTDR, from the coding sequence ATGTACTACGGAATATTATTTAGCGGTCAAGGTGCACAGCGATCGGGAATGGGAGTCGAGCTTATGGCCGACTCCCTTTTTTCAAGGATTGTTAGTTGGGCAAGTGATGTTTGTGAGCTTGATTTACTCAAAATTATGAAAAACGAGCATAACGAGTTGAATAAAACAGTATATGTTCAACCAGCAATTGTAACAGTTAGTTATGGAATCTACCGAATGTTAAAACGAGATTTACCGCAACTACCAATTAAGGGGATGATCGGCCTATCCTTAGGCGAGTATGCTGCTTTAATTGCTAGCAACTCACTTTCGTTTGAAGAAGGAATCAAACTAGTCGCGGACCGTGCGCGCTTTATGCAACAAGACGCGGACAGGGAAATAAGTACATTAGCAGCTGTCCTTGACCCTCAACTTCAAGAGATAAAAGAACTAATCACCGCTCAACAAGAAAATGGTCAGCGGGTTTATATCGCCAACTATAATTCCCCACGACAAATCGTAGTAGGCGGGGCATTAACCGACCTAAAGGCTACCCTCAAAAAGATGGAAGAAGACAAGCTTGCTAAAAGAACGATTCTGCTCAAAGTTAATGGTGCATTTCATACACCCTTCTTTAACGGTGCACGTCAACAGATGCATAACCGGTTACAAACAGTCGACTTCCATGAACCACAGATTGAAGTTATTAGCAATACTACTAACAGCTTATTTCATTGTGAGAATCTTCCAGGAATTCTTGAAAAACAATTAGCTGTTCCAACACACTTTGGAGCTAATGTTAAGGAATTAGTCAAATACGCGAAAATTGACACAACATTAGAAATTGGTCCTGGAAAGACGTTATCTCGATTTGCTCACCAAGTTGACCGGCACTTAAATACCCAACACATTGAAAATCTTGTTGATTATGAAAATTTTATAAAGGAGCAAAAAGATGGAACTGACAGATAA
- a CDS encoding acetyl-CoA carboxylase biotin carboxyl carrier protein, with amino-acid sequence MEFKEIQTLMQYFEDSDIRELEINQDSFQLYLSKNKQTHKHEDLITTEKTEQTTSVKKKANEQPTLPSQNITAPLVGTVYLQPTPDADPYVRSGDHVKKGDVVCVIEAMKMMTEIKSPFNGIVTSICVSNEELVEVEQPLFSVQEDKDND; translated from the coding sequence TTGGAATTTAAAGAAATTCAAACATTAATGCAATATTTTGAAGATTCTGATATTCGTGAATTAGAAATAAATCAAGATTCCTTTCAGCTCTATTTAAGCAAAAATAAGCAAACTCACAAGCATGAAGATCTTATAACAACCGAAAAAACAGAGCAAACGACTTCAGTTAAGAAAAAAGCAAACGAACAACCAACTTTACCTTCGCAAAATATAACTGCGCCCCTAGTTGGAACTGTCTATCTCCAACCAACCCCCGATGCAGATCCCTATGTTAGAAGTGGCGACCATGTAAAAAAGGGGGATGTTGTTTGTGTGATTGAAGCAATGAAAATGATGACAGAGATAAAAAGCCCTTTTAACGGAATCGTTACTTCAATTTGTGTAAGCAATGAAGAATTAGTTGAAGTAGAACAACCACTTTTCTCAGTTCAGGAGGATAAAGATAATGACTAA
- the fabF gene encoding beta-ketoacyl-ACP synthase II, with protein sequence MTRVVITGMGAVAPNGNGIQEFISNSFAGKVGIKAIKKFDAKPTGITVAGEIDDFDPNDVIGRKAARRMDLYSQYALQSAIEAMEMAEINETNTKPVDMGVIYGSGIGGLTTIQEQIIKMHDKGPRRVSPMFVPMSIANMAAGNISIHFNAQNICTSIVTACATGANAIGEAFRQVKEGRAKVMIAGGSEASVNEIGIAGFAALTALSQATDPLKASLPFDKARQGFVLGEGGATLVLEDLEHAQKRGANILGEIVGYGATSDAYHITSPDPTGAGAARAMELAIKEAVINPSEISYINAHGTATHANDEGESKAINQVFGSDSNVRVSSTKGMTGHLLGAAGAIEAVLTVAALQKGQLPLNIGCFNQDPKCSVNLVTAENSDASNARYAISNSFGFGGHNAVLAFKKWE encoded by the coding sequence ATGACAAGAGTTGTAATAACAGGAATGGGTGCTGTTGCTCCTAATGGTAACGGTATTCAAGAATTTATAAGTAATAGTTTTGCAGGCAAAGTTGGAATTAAAGCGATCAAGAAATTTGATGCCAAGCCGACAGGAATTACCGTGGCAGGTGAAATTGACGATTTTGACCCTAATGATGTCATCGGGAGAAAAGCTGCGCGCCGAATGGATCTTTATTCTCAATACGCCTTACAAAGCGCTATTGAAGCAATGGAAATGGCGGAGATTAACGAAACAAATACCAAGCCAGTCGACATGGGCGTTATCTATGGATCTGGAATTGGTGGTTTGACAACTATTCAAGAGCAAATTATCAAAATGCATGATAAGGGTCCTAGACGGGTATCACCAATGTTTGTTCCAATGTCAATTGCTAACATGGCAGCCGGTAATATTTCAATTCACTTTAATGCGCAAAATATTTGTACATCGATTGTGACTGCTTGTGCCACTGGAGCTAATGCAATTGGAGAGGCCTTTCGTCAAGTTAAAGAAGGACGCGCTAAAGTAATGATTGCCGGTGGATCAGAGGCTTCGGTAAATGAGATCGGAATTGCTGGCTTTGCGGCATTGACAGCCCTATCACAAGCAACTGATCCACTTAAAGCCTCTTTGCCATTTGATAAAGCACGCCAAGGATTTGTTTTGGGTGAAGGCGGTGCAACACTTGTTTTAGAGGATCTTGAGCATGCGCAAAAACGCGGTGCTAACATTCTTGGCGAGATTGTCGGGTATGGTGCTACCTCAGATGCTTACCATATTACATCCCCTGATCCAACTGGTGCAGGAGCGGCAAGAGCAATGGAACTGGCAATTAAAGAAGCTGTAATTAATCCTAGCGAAATTTCCTATATTAATGCCCACGGAACTGCTACTCATGCTAATGATGAAGGCGAATCTAAAGCAATCAATCAGGTATTTGGTTCCGATAGCAATGTTCGTGTCAGTTCAACAAAGGGAATGACTGGACATTTGCTTGGAGCTGCAGGAGCAATTGAGGCGGTCTTAACAGTAGCCGCTTTACAAAAGGGACAATTACCGTTGAATATAGGTTGTTTTAATCAAGATCCGAAGTGCTCAGTTAACCTTGTGACGGCAGAAAATAGTGACGCATCAAACGCCCGTTACGCAATAAGCAATTCTTTTGGCTTCGGTGGTCATAATGCTGTTTTAGCCTTTAAGAAATGGGAGTGA
- the accC gene encoding acetyl-CoA carboxylase biotin carboxylase subunit, with protein MFSKVLVANRGEIAVRIIRSLRELGIKTVAIYSTADRESLHVQLADEAVCVGTARAQDSYLNAKNILEAALGTGAQAIHPGFGFLSENAEFATMCEECGITFIGPQASVIDLMGNKEHAREQMKKSGVPVIPGSDDYITNVNDAVEVANKIGYPILLKAAAGGGGKGIRRINDHNQMRQIFSEAQNEARLSFNDDRMYLEKIMENVKHIEVQVFRDNFGNAVFFPERDCSIQRNKQKLIEESPCVLVNEQERKTLGQITMRAINVINYHNTGTIEFLMDKDHHFYFMEMNTRIQVEHTVTEMVTGIDLVKAQVIVAANEPLPFTQQDIQVHGHAIECRINAENPKQNFMPVTGTINYLYLPVGNLGMRIDTAIYPGSKITPYYDSMIAKVIALGQDRQEAIEKIKRLLNEMVIMGVTTNQNFHLAILNNPKFLAGTASTTFLEDSFLPQWKKGLTA; from the coding sequence ATGTTTTCCAAAGTACTAGTTGCTAATCGTGGTGAAATTGCTGTCAGGATAATACGGTCATTACGGGAGCTAGGAATTAAGACAGTAGCTATTTATTCAACTGCAGACCGCGAAAGTCTTCACGTTCAACTAGCGGATGAAGCTGTATGCGTTGGAACCGCCCGTGCTCAAGATTCATATTTGAATGCGAAAAATATTTTAGAAGCTGCTCTTGGTACAGGTGCCCAGGCGATCCATCCTGGCTTTGGCTTTCTATCAGAAAATGCGGAATTCGCGACAATGTGTGAAGAATGCGGCATTACGTTCATCGGTCCCCAAGCCTCAGTTATTGACTTAATGGGAAACAAGGAGCACGCACGAGAGCAAATGAAAAAATCAGGGGTTCCTGTAATTCCTGGAAGCGATGACTATATTACCAATGTTAATGACGCTGTTGAGGTTGCAAACAAGATTGGGTATCCAATTTTGTTAAAAGCGGCTGCTGGTGGTGGCGGTAAAGGGATCCGACGAATTAATGATCATAACCAGATGCGGCAAATATTTAGCGAGGCCCAAAACGAAGCCCGTCTTTCGTTTAACGATGACCGAATGTACCTTGAAAAGATTATGGAGAATGTTAAACATATTGAGGTCCAAGTCTTTCGTGATAATTTTGGCAATGCTGTTTTCTTTCCTGAACGAGACTGCTCGATTCAACGGAATAAACAAAAATTGATTGAAGAAAGTCCTTGTGTCCTAGTAAATGAACAAGAGCGAAAAACGCTAGGACAAATTACCATGCGAGCCATTAATGTGATTAACTATCATAATACGGGGACAATAGAATTTCTAATGGACAAGGACCATCACTTTTACTTTATGGAAATGAACACTCGTATCCAGGTTGAACATACAGTGACGGAGATGGTAACCGGGATTGACTTAGTGAAAGCACAGGTTATTGTCGCTGCGAATGAACCACTTCCCTTTACCCAACAGGATATTCAGGTTCATGGACATGCGATTGAGTGTCGGATAAATGCTGAAAATCCTAAGCAAAACTTTATGCCAGTGACTGGGACGATTAATTACTTGTATCTTCCAGTCGGTAATTTGGGGATGCGAATTGATACTGCTATTTATCCTGGCAGCAAGATCACTCCTTATTATGATTCAATGATCGCTAAGGTAATTGCCCTTGGTCAAGATCGCCAAGAAGCCATTGAAAAAATCAAACGACTTTTGAATGAAATGGTAATTATGGGCGTAACAACCAATCAGAATTTCCATTTAGCAATCCTAAACAATCCTAAATTTTTGGCAGGAACAGCTTCAACAACGTTTCTTGAAGACTCTTTCTTGCCACAATGGAAGAAGGGGCTGACAGCGTGA
- a CDS encoding acyl carrier protein, whose protein sequence is MTKEEIFDTVKTITVDELDVDEDRVTMNARIKDDLDADSLDVFEIMNELEDKFEIELDADEGIETISDVVDFVKKQLDEK, encoded by the coding sequence ATGACTAAAGAAGAAATTTTTGATACTGTAAAAACTATTACTGTTGATGAATTAGATGTTGACGAAGATCGTGTAACAATGAACGCACGAATTAAAGATGATCTTGATGCTGACAGTCTTGATGTTTTCGAAATTATGAATGAACTTGAAGATAAGTTTGAGATTGAATTAGATGCCGATGAAGGAATCGAGACTATTAGTGACGTTGTTGATTTCGTAAAGAAACAATTGGATGAAAAATAA
- the fabI gene encoding enoyl-ACP reductase FabI: MGNILTGKKIVVMGVANKRSIAWGCAQMMAEQGAQIIYTYQNSRMKKSLQRLVDDEDQLIECDVADDESIEQAFTTIKERFTKVDGIVHAIAFAKKEELAGSILGASRKGYAIAQDISSYSLIAVAKVANQLDLLNNPASIVTLTYFGSERAIPNYNVMGIAKAALEASVRYLARDLGQKRIRVNAISAGAVKTLAVTGIKGHDDLLKMSQARTVDGKDVTISEIGNVCAFLMSDLSTGVTGDTIYVDKGVHLI; this comes from the coding sequence ATGGGAAATATATTAACAGGAAAAAAGATCGTTGTTATGGGAGTAGCTAATAAGCGTTCTATTGCATGGGGATGTGCACAAATGATGGCTGAACAAGGTGCCCAAATTATCTATACTTATCAGAATTCCAGAATGAAAAAAAGCCTACAACGGTTAGTAGATGATGAAGATCAATTAATTGAATGTGATGTAGCGGATGACGAGAGTATTGAACAAGCCTTTACAACTATCAAAGAACGTTTTACAAAAGTAGATGGAATTGTACACGCAATTGCTTTTGCCAAAAAAGAAGAATTAGCTGGTTCAATCCTTGGTGCTAGTCGCAAAGGTTATGCAATCGCGCAAGATATTTCGTCTTATTCCCTTATTGCTGTCGCTAAGGTTGCTAATCAGTTAGATCTATTAAATAATCCTGCAAGTATTGTTACCTTAACCTATTTTGGCTCTGAACGTGCTATTCCTAACTATAATGTAATGGGAATTGCTAAAGCTGCCCTTGAAGCTAGTGTTCGCTATTTAGCACGGGATTTAGGGCAAAAACGAATCCGTGTTAATGCAATCTCTGCTGGAGCGGTTAAGACATTAGCAGTTACAGGTATTAAAGGTCATGATGACCTTTTAAAGATGTCCCAAGCAAGAACTGTTGATGGAAAAGATGTAACTATTAGCGAAATTGGGAACGTGTGCGCATTCTTAATGAGCGATTTATCAACTGGGGTTACTGGCGACACCATTTATGTTGATAAGGGGGTACATTTGATTTAA
- the tnpA gene encoding IS200/IS605 family transposase — protein MANKLNSLAHTKWLCKYHIVFIPKYRRKAIFNQYRRDLRDYIRLLCKYKGVEIIEGHMMPDNVHLLVSIPPKLSVSQFMGYLKGKSALMMFDRHANLKYKYGNRHFWAEGYYVSTVGLNESTIKKYIRDQEKHDIAMDKLTSVEYSDPFKGK, from the coding sequence ATGGCTAATAAATTAAATAGCTTAGCCCATACGAAGTGGTTATGTAAGTATCACATCGTATTCATACCAAAGTATAGACGTAAAGCGATCTTCAATCAATACCGAAGAGACCTGAGAGATTATATTCGTTTGTTGTGCAAATATAAGGGAGTAGAAATAATTGAAGGTCATATGATGCCAGATAATGTGCACTTGTTAGTAAGTATTCCGCCGAAACTAAGTGTCTCGCAGTTTATGGGATACTTAAAAGGGAAAAGTGCATTAATGATGTTTGATCGACATGCAAACTTAAAATACAAATATGGGAACCGACATTTTTGGGCTGAAGGCTACTATGTGAGTACAGTTGGATTAAATGAATCCACGATAAAGAAGTATATCCGAGATCAAGAGAAACATGATATAGCAATGGATAAGCTAACAAGTGTGGAATATTCGGACCCTTTTAAGGGTAAGTGA
- a CDS encoding alpha/beta hydrolase: protein MKHTLKVDQVRDGLWLDSDITYTQVPGWLGNTTRDLKLSVIRHFQTNDDTRYPVIFWFAGGGWMDTDHNVHLPNLVDFARHGYIVVGVEYRDSNKVQFPGQLEDAKAAIRYMRANAKRFQADPNRFIVMGESAGGHMASMLGVTNGLNQFDKGANLDYSSDVQVAVPFYGVVDPLTAKTGSASNDFDFVYRNLLGAEPENAPELDSAANPLTYVNSNSTPFLIFHGTEDVVVPIKDSEKLYDALVENNVPAELYEIEGASHMDVKFLQPQVFKIVMDFLDKYLTRS from the coding sequence ATGAAACATACGCTTAAAGTTGATCAAGTACGTGACGGTTTATGGCTAGATTCAGATATTACGTATACGCAAGTTCCTGGATGGCTTGGTAATACAACGCGAGATTTGAAGCTTTCAGTCATTCGACATTTTCAAACTAATGATGATACACGTTATCCAGTAATTTTTTGGTTTGCTGGTGGCGGCTGGATGGATACTGACCACAATGTTCATCTGCCGAATTTGGTTGATTTTGCTCGGCATGGTTACATTGTTGTCGGCGTCGAATATCGTGATAGCAACAAAGTTCAGTTTCCTGGGCAATTAGAAGATGCTAAGGCTGCTATTCGTTATATGAGAGCTAATGCCAAGCGCTTCCAAGCTGATCCTAATCGGTTTATTGTGATGGGAGAATCGGCCGGTGGACATATGGCAAGTATGCTAGGTGTTACTAACGGCCTTAACCAATTTGACAAAGGTGCTAATTTAGATTACTCCAGTGATGTTCAAGTAGCAGTTCCTTTTTATGGTGTGGTTGATCCCTTAACCGCTAAAACAGGAAGTGCATCAAACGATTTTGATTTTGTTTACCGTAACTTGCTTGGTGCTGAGCCTGAAAACGCTCCTGAGCTTGATTCTGCCGCAAATCCCCTCACCTATGTAAATTCTAATTCTACGCCCTTTCTTATCTTTCATGGGACAGAAGATGTCGTTGTTCCAATTAAAGATAGTGAAAAGCTTTATGATGCATTAGTTGAAAACAACGTTCCTGCTGAATTATACGAAATCGAAGGCGCAAGTCACATGGATGTGAAATTCCTTCAACCACAGGTATTTAAGATTGTGATGGACTTTTTAGATAAGTATTTAACTCGGTCATAG
- the accD gene encoding acetyl-CoA carboxylase, carboxyltransferase subunit beta — protein MKLYDQNNTLSERHIKADKNADERVPDQMWLRCPHCHQLLFAKQLTQYAVCPNCDYGLRIPARHRLSWLVDSFKEFDKDLQTKNPLHFPGYQEKISKLQRQTKLNDSVLTGEASINDQLFSLGIMDPTFIMGSLGTVTGEKITRLFEYATTHRQAVVLFTASGGARMQEGIMSLMQMAKVSQAINEHAAAGLLYIVVLTDPTTGGVTASFAMDGDIILAEPHALVGFAGRRVIEQTIHQQIPIDLQSAENILHHGFIDRIVKRQDEKKLLEWLLKTGSVANE, from the coding sequence GTGAAATTATATGATCAAAATAATACTTTAAGTGAACGGCACATCAAAGCAGATAAAAATGCTGATGAAAGGGTCCCAGATCAAATGTGGCTAAGATGTCCACATTGTCATCAATTGCTATTCGCCAAGCAGTTAACACAATATGCTGTTTGTCCCAACTGTGACTATGGATTACGAATACCTGCTCGCCATCGACTTTCATGGTTAGTGGATTCATTTAAAGAATTCGATAAGGATCTCCAGACAAAGAATCCGTTACATTTTCCTGGATACCAAGAAAAAATTAGTAAACTCCAAAGACAAACTAAGCTGAATGATTCAGTCCTAACTGGTGAAGCTTCAATTAATGATCAGCTATTTTCACTAGGCATTATGGATCCAACATTTATTATGGGATCACTCGGAACTGTTACAGGTGAAAAGATAACGCGCTTATTTGAATATGCAACTACCCATCGTCAAGCAGTAGTACTATTCACTGCTTCAGGCGGGGCACGGATGCAAGAAGGAATTATGTCGTTAATGCAGATGGCTAAGGTTTCACAAGCAATAAATGAGCATGCTGCTGCCGGCCTTTTATACATTGTGGTCTTAACCGATCCAACAACTGGTGGAGTAACTGCTAGTTTCGCGATGGACGGAGATATTATTCTCGCTGAGCCCCATGCACTTGTTGGCTTTGCTGGCCGTCGCGTTATTGAACAGACGATCCACCAGCAAATTCCTATCGACCTCCAATCAGCTGAAAACATCCTGCATCATGGATTTATTGATCGAATTGTAAAACGTCAAGATGAAAAAAAGCTGCTTGAATGGCTATTAAAAACAGGGAGCGTTGCTAATGAATGA
- the accA gene encoding acetyl-CoA carboxylase carboxyltransferase subunit alpha, translating into MNEQLSASEIVKRARNDNKITGMEIIQNIFPDFVELRGDRAGGDDPAIIGGIATFHQQAVTVITTDRGKTTEEKIIKHFGSPMPSGYRKALRLIKQAAKFKRPVFCFVNTAGAFPSKEAEENGQGSAIAQNILQISQLAIPIITIIYGEGGSGGALALACGDEVWMLENSTYSILSPEGFASIMWKDSTKADKAAELMQMVPQALLKQGIIEGIIPESEKHQQTCKNIEQVLLKRLNKLQELSSNQLLANRKKRYRKF; encoded by the coding sequence ATGAATGAACAATTATCAGCAAGCGAGATTGTTAAACGTGCTCGCAACGACAATAAAATTACGGGGATGGAGATTATTCAAAATATTTTTCCAGATTTTGTTGAGTTGCGCGGCGACCGGGCAGGCGGGGATGATCCTGCAATCATTGGTGGAATCGCTACTTTCCATCAGCAAGCAGTTACCGTCATTACCACTGATCGAGGAAAAACAACAGAAGAAAAAATCATAAAGCATTTTGGCTCACCAATGCCTAGTGGTTATCGCAAGGCACTCCGCTTAATTAAGCAAGCAGCTAAATTTAAGCGACCTGTATTCTGTTTTGTTAATACCGCAGGAGCATTTCCTAGCAAGGAAGCCGAAGAAAATGGGCAAGGTAGTGCGATTGCCCAAAATATTTTACAAATAAGTCAGCTTGCTATTCCAATTATCACGATTATTTATGGTGAAGGGGGTAGTGGGGGAGCCTTAGCCTTAGCATGTGGAGATGAAGTGTGGATGTTAGAAAACAGTACTTATTCTATTTTATCTCCTGAGGGGTTTGCCTCCATTATGTGGAAAGATAGTACAAAAGCAGATAAAGCGGCAGAATTAATGCAAATGGTGCCGCAAGCTTTATTAAAGCAAGGGATTATTGAAGGAATTATTCCAGAAAGCGAAAAGCACCAACAAACTTGCAAAAATATCGAGCAGGTTTTACTAAAGAGATTAAACAAATTGCAAGAACTATCGTCAAATCAACTTCTAGCAAATAGAAAAAAACGTTATCGAAAGTTTTAA
- the fabG gene encoding 3-oxoacyl-[acyl-carrier-protein] reductase, producing the protein MELTDKVVFISGSTRGIGAATALEFAKAGSRLILNGRQDDLPKAFKEKLDLLGTEYHYLKGDIANEESVSELAAAAWQIYEKIDILINNAGITNDKLMMGMKTSDFDQIINVNLRGTFMLTQPIFKKMLKKRAGCIINLASIVGLHGNTGQANYAASKAGIIGLTKSIAQEGAHRGIRCNAIAPGMITSDMTEKLSERVKEQILSRIPLNRLGQPKEVAKTAKFLAENDYLTGQTIVVDGGMTI; encoded by the coding sequence ATGGAACTGACAGATAAAGTCGTTTTTATAAGCGGAAGCACACGCGGAATTGGGGCAGCTACTGCATTAGAGTTCGCTAAGGCTGGTAGTCGGTTAATTCTCAATGGGCGTCAAGATGACTTACCAAAAGCGTTTAAAGAAAAGCTAGATCTACTAGGAACGGAATATCACTATCTTAAGGGCGATATTGCAAACGAAGAATCAGTTAGTGAATTAGCAGCAGCGGCGTGGCAAATATACGAGAAGATCGACATTCTTATCAATAACGCGGGAATTACGAATGATAAGTTAATGATGGGGATGAAAACGAGCGATTTTGATCAGATCATCAATGTTAATTTACGCGGAACATTTATGTTAACGCAACCTATTTTTAAGAAGATGCTCAAAAAAAGAGCCGGTTGCATTATTAACCTTGCTAGTATTGTGGGTCTCCATGGTAATACGGGACAAGCTAATTATGCGGCAAGCAAGGCAGGTATAATCGGCCTTACTAAATCTATTGCCCAAGAAGGAGCACACCGCGGAATTAGGTGCAATGCAATTGCTCCCGGAATGATTACTAGTGATATGACTGAAAAATTATCTGAGCGAGTAAAAGAACAAATTCTCAGTCGCATCCCCCTTAACCGCTTAGGACAGCCAAAAGAAGTTGCTAAGACCGCAAAATTTTTAGCAGAAAATGATTATTTGACCGGTCAAACCATTGTAGTTGACGGTGGCATGACAATTTAG
- the fabZ gene encoding 3-hydroxyacyl-ACP dehydratase FabZ: MTNKTLDITEIQKILPHRYPMLLIDQVDELIPGKKAIARRNVTINEEVFNGHFPKNPVLPGALIVESLAQTGAVALLSQEEFQGKTAYFGGIRSAEFRKVVRPGDTLRLEVNLEKVHQNIGIGKGIATVDGKKACTAELTFMIG, translated from the coding sequence ATGACTAATAAAACTTTAGATATAACTGAAATTCAAAAAATCCTTCCTCATCGTTACCCAATGTTACTAATTGACCAAGTTGATGAATTAATCCCTGGTAAGAAGGCCATTGCACGGCGTAATGTCACGATTAATGAAGAGGTTTTTAATGGCCATTTCCCCAAAAATCCAGTTTTACCAGGAGCATTGATTGTTGAATCATTGGCGCAAACAGGTGCCGTCGCTCTCTTATCTCAAGAAGAGTTCCAAGGGAAAACAGCCTATTTTGGTGGGATTCGGTCAGCAGAATTTCGTAAAGTAGTCCGCCCTGGTGATACGTTAAGATTAGAAGTCAATCTAGAAAAAGTTCACCAAAACATTGGAATTGGTAAGGGCATTGCAACGGTTGATGGTAAAAAAGCCTGTACAGCTGAATTAACTTTTATGATTGGGTAG
- a CDS encoding DsbA family oxidoreductase, with protein sequence MEIQYWADIACPYCYMGITQLQRALKELKIADQTPLKFMSFQLDPTLPTTTDLSMTEYYAKTHQLTKQEAATQIQKIDQLAADIDLPIKMENAIPVNTLTAHRLIKYIESLNDQALLNKAVKRLYQLYFNDNESIADYEALTGAMNEIGLPVADVKKVLESNQYEDEVRKNEQRAFMIGMPSAPLFVINNKYSITGAQPYEVFLEALKKVKNITK encoded by the coding sequence ATGGAAATTCAATACTGGGCTGATATTGCGTGCCCATATTGCTATATGGGAATTACACAATTACAACGGGCACTTAAAGAATTAAAGATTGCCGATCAGACACCATTAAAATTTATGTCATTTCAACTAGATCCAACGTTGCCAACAACAACTGATCTATCAATGACAGAATATTATGCAAAAACTCATCAACTAACTAAGCAAGAAGCTGCTACACAAATACAAAAAATTGATCAACTTGCTGCCGATATTGATTTACCAATTAAGATGGAAAATGCGATTCCTGTTAATACATTAACTGCTCATCGCTTAATAAAATACATTGAGAGTTTAAACGACCAAGCATTACTTAATAAGGCTGTTAAACGCCTTTATCAACTTTATTTTAATGATAATGAATCAATCGCGGACTATGAAGCTCTAACTGGTGCAATGAATGAAATTGGATTACCTGTTGCTGATGTTAAAAAAGTTCTTGAATCTAATCAATATGAAGATGAGGTTCGAAAAAACGAACAGCGCGCATTTATGATTGGAATGCCAAGTGCACCGTTATTTGTGATTAATAATAAGTATTCAATCACTGGCGCGCAACCTTACGAAGTATTTTTAGAAGCCTTGAAAAAAGTAAAAAATATAACTAAATAG